The segment TCTACAATACCTTTTTGGATTGTTTTCATATCTAAATATTTATATTTTGCTTTTTTCGTAATTTCCGTTGCAGCTTCTTTTGGAATTAAACCAATTTCAGCTTCTGCTTGTGCTAATGCAGCTTCCGCATCTAACCATTTTTGAAGTAAAGACTTATCAGAAAAAACATTACTCATTTCTGTTGATACATAAATGCCTTTATAAAGCTCTGAATCAATTACAAATGAACCCATAATATAATTCCTCCTATTTGTACAAGGAAAACGATTTCCTTGTGGGTAAAAATAAAACTCTTTAATAATATGAATATTTACTAAGAGATTAAGGAAAACGTTTTCTTTTTTAATAGATTAATCGATCGAAGAATGACTGTCAATATAATTTTGAATATTCACCCTATTCAGGAGGGGACATTGTTATTCTTATAGTGAGTTTGTTATAATTTTTACAAGACTATGAAGTTTAGGTGATTCGAATTGACTACACTAAAAGATGTTGCAAAATTAGCTGGTGTTCATCCATCTGTTGTATCGAGGGTTTTGAATAATAATGACACGCTACATATTAAACCTGAAACACGCCAGAGAATTATGGATGCTGTTAGAGAATCTAATTATGAACCAAACCAAGCTGCCCGAAATTTAAAAAATAAAGAAACAAAAATGCTAGCCATTATTATTCCTGATTTTTCAAACCCTGTATATGCCGAAATTATTAAAGGGGCAGAAAAAGAAGCAATTAAAAAGGGATATACGTTGATTGTTTCCACTCTTCAACAAGAGAAAAAAAATATGACTCAACAATTACTCAGTCTTCAAACGAAAGTAGATGGACTGCTTATCGGTAGTATTACAAATGAGCAAGAAATGACCAGGACGTTGAATAAATTTAAAAAGCCTTTTGTTATATTTAATCGTGAAGTTGAAAGTGTAAATAATAGTGTGTTACTTGATGATTTAACAGGTAGCCGAATAGCTACGGAATATTTAATTGAATTGGGACATGAGAAAATAGCACATATTGCAGGTCCACTTTTTACAAGTACGGGTTTAATGCGTTTAAAGGGATATCGAGAAAGTTTAAATAAGTATGGTTTAGAGTATCACGCACATTTTGTACAAGAAAGCGATTATTCACTACAGGGTGGATTTGCTGCAACAAAGCGTTTACTACAAGATCAAACGGGTTGTACGGCTATATTTGCATCTAATATTTTGATTGCCTTGGGTGTACTTGAGGCATTGCATAGTGAAGGAATTCGAGTACCAGAGGATATCTCTGTCGTTGGGTTCCATGATGTTTTCTTTGCAAATACAATTCACCCTCCGTTAACAACTGTCGAGCTTCCATTATCTAAATTAGGTGAAGTAGCGGTGGAAAAATTAATTGCGACATTAAAAGGTGAACATGTAATTATGGAGGAAAAGACGATAATAACCGGTGGGAAATTAATTGAAAGATCGAGTGTGAAAAGAATAAAGCGCTAAATGGATGCAGATTATTATGGAATATTAATGATTATTGGAACACCTTATAGCGCGAGCATTGCATTAAGAAGTTGAACTAGGTAAGAGATTTATTGATGAAAGAAAACTACAACTAGATATAAGTATGTTATTATCCATATCTTTCTATCCAATTGCAAGGCATTGCACGCTAAAAGACATGAAAATAAGGTAGAGAGCACCATCCTCTTCTTGAAAAGTGCTCTCCTACAACTATTAATACTAAAAGACTCAATCTAGCAACTTAGCATATATAAATCAATCGAATTTTCATCAAGTAAACTACCTCGTCAGCTATTTACAATCTCCAAAGCATTTTACTTTATTCCACAATCTAACCTGTTTGTGGAACAGGCCCTCCTTGATACCAACATAGGATTTTTAAATAAATTTTTTTCAAAAGTTATAAAAAGGATAATTTGTGTGGAGTCTGTATTACTTGTAGGAGATTCTCAGATAAGACCTTGCAATGAACAGAGCGAATGAAGTAGTTTATGCTATCGACGCTTTTTATTTTAATTAATGGAAGAGCCCTTTGTAGCACAGGTTTGCAGCTAAAAATAGCGAATAGCTTTATCAATCAACATATTTGATAATAGTTTGGTGATAAGTGATTACCCACTTGCACAGTGTAAGACAGCGTATTAAAATATGAGAAGAATAAAGGGAAGTAGGTGTTAAGCTTGTCAAAAAATAACATAACGAATATACAAGGTAATGCCAAGCTTCCATTACCATATCGAGATGTTATTGATACATACTATTTACCAATAAAAGTAATTGGTTGGATTTTATTTAGTATTTATTCATTTGTGGCTTTTTATAAATTAGTAATTGATCGTTTAGTCAATGTTGCTGTTATTTTATTGAAAGACGATCATTCTATAGGTGATTTAGGATTGTTTGATTATAGTAGCTGGCGGATTACTACTAATTTTGTTCCTTTTGAAACCATTCTCCGTTATATTAACTACTCTCAATATTTTAATTGGGATATTATTATTATTAACTTACTAGGTAACTTATTCATTTTCACCCCAATGGGCTTTTTGTTACCATTATTATCAAAGAAATTTCGCAAAGCATGGGTTGTAATTTGTTTAGGCTTTCTTTCGAGTCTTGCTGTCGAAACAATTCAATTTATTTTTACAGTAGGTTCTGCTGATATTGATGATTTAATTTTAAATTCAATTGGTGCATGGCTTGGTTATATCGCTTATAAAGGAATATTAATACCACCTAAAAAGGTAAACGAGCAGTCCAATTAAAAGGACTGTTTTTTATTTCCTATTAATAGATAAAATAGTAATAAAATAGTTGCTTTGTACCTATGTAGAAGGGAATTAAGTATCTCTTTAAGCGGTTAGTCGCGAATTGTCCTTGAATTTAAGAAAAAAAATTCCGATAATGAGTGTACAGAAGCTGTTCAGATGGTATAGATATAGTAATAAAAGATATGTATATATCTAATTGGTTATTTGCATATAAAGATAGAGAGATGAGGTGAAAAGCTATGAAAATATCCAGCTTAATAGAGCAAGAAAGAATTTCAACGCAACAGAGTCGTAAAAAGATTATCCAACGCAAAGAGGCAGGAGATGCCTATCGCAAAAATGCTATGTATTTTCAGCCAAAGAAAAATCCATTATTGCTTGAGCTTGAAAACTTATTGCTAGGGCGTACTGATCAGAAGCTTTATGAGCAACAGCAAGAAGATGCTAATGAAGTCACATCTCAACAACAAACTATTATGCAAAGTTTACAGCAAACTGAAAAAAATGTACGTGCACATGAGCAAGCATATAAAACAGATAATAATGAGAGCGTCCAAACACCCACTACATCAGAAATAGCTGACCCAGAGCTAAATAATACGCTACAAATTTTAGAGCAGGTACGGAATGCAGCATTGGCATCAGAGGCTCCTTCTCCTCAAGATTTACGTGTTGCAGCAAGCGCTGATGCTCAGATTCAGCATCTATTAGATGGGGAGGGTGATGTAGAAGATATTGAGCCTCCTTTTATCCATGATACAATTGAAATAAAGGTTCCTGAACGTTTTTCAAAGGAATTGAAATTAGACCCATTTGCAGATACAATTTTCGGTAAGGGTTACGAGGATGCACTAAGAGTAAATAAATTTAAGCATGCATCTGAAAAATACGCGACTCATATTGAAATGACGAAAAATGGCTATCGTCCAGATCAGGATCCAATGTTTTCTTTGATAGCCTAATGCTGTAGATAGGGGATTGTTAACATGGCAAAGGCAAAGCATGCGAAAACAAATGCAATTAGATTGTTAGATCAGCAAAAAATCGATTTTGATGTAATCGAATACGAAATTGGAGACGGTCAAATTGACGGTATATCCGTAGCAGAAAAGATTGGTCAACCTGCTGCAAGAGTGTTTAAAACATTAGTTGCAAAAGCAAGCGCACAAAAGTTATTTGTGTTTGTGATTCCTGTAGCTGGGGAGCTAGATTTAAAAGCGGCTGCAAAAGTAGTTGGAGAAAAGAAAATTGAGATGTTAGCTGTTAAAGATTTGCTTGGCTATACGGGCTATGTTCGAGGTGGATGCTCGCCAGTAGGGATGAAAAAATTATACCCAACCGTGATTGATGCCTCTGCACAACAGCAGGGTAGTATTATTGTAAGTGCTGGGAAAATTGGCTTACAAGTACATGTACAATTAGCTGACTTAATACAGATAACAAAAGCGCAAGTAGCACAAATTACAGCTACCCATGATTAAATGGGTAGCTTTTCATCGTAAGGGAGATCGATCAAAATGAGCAGAGTAAAAAGCTGGCGTTGGGCATTTTTTATTGGAGGTCTTATTGTTATGTCATTAGGGATTTCCATGTCTATTAAAGGAAGAATTTTAGGAACAAGCCCATGGGATGTATTACATATTGGTTTATTTAAGAATTTTGGTTTAACGATTGGCACTTGGTCGATTTTGACAGGGCTATTTATTGTCGTAACGACATCTATTATTTTACGAGAGATGCCGAAAATAGGCACATGGTTAAATATGCTACTAATCGGTCTGTTTATTGATATTTTTAATTGGCTATTACCAACTACAACAAACTATGGCTTACAAGTAACTTATTTTATTGTGGGCTTATTTGTTTTAAGCTTTGGCTGTGGTATGTATATTGCGCCTAATATGGGTGCAGGTCCACGTGATACATTGATGATGTTAATTGTTGAGCATTTTGGTGGAACTATTAAAACAGCGCGAATGGGTATGGAGATTCTTGTAACAGTTGTTGGCTGGCTACTAGGAGGGCCTGTTGGTGTAGGAACAATTATCATTGCACTGCTGTCGGGCTATATTGTGCAATATTCATTACCGTATTGTCGCAAGGTTTTAATCAAACATACAGGTCCTATTGAAGGGATATAGAAAAACGCTTTGTCGAATGGAGATTTGAAATTCGGCAGAGCGTTTTTCTTTGTTTAGAAACATAGTAGTCAAAATAATTAGAATATTTATCTTACACAGTGTCTAATGGCGAGAAAGAAAAATTTTATTAATGTAATACATATAAACTATAAAGAGGTGATAAAACGTGACAACAGTAAAAGAGACAATTCCACAGACTCCACGTGTATCAGTGCAAAAAATGTATATATATATATATACGGTGAAAGAAAATTAGAGTTTCAAGCACAGCCTATTCACCGTATTTTCAGGTGTTTGATTAATCATTTGGATAAAGCCTTGGACAGCACGTTGAATCTTTCCGACATTTGAGTAAAAGACATTGTGGATCACCGTTGTCTTCATCCATTTCCACAGTCCTTCGATTAAATTTAAATTGGGACTGTACGGCGGAAGGAACAGAAATTCAAAGAAATCTTGATACTTTTCTAAAAATGGTTGAATCAATTTCGCATGGTGTATGCGCGCATTGTCTAATACCATCACGATGCGTTCATTCGGATAACGAGCGATGACTTTTTCTAAAAAACTTAGGAATTCAACAGCGGTATATTGTTCTTCTTGCACGCAAAATACATCGCCCGTTTCGTAATCCAATGTACCAATTAGCTTAACCCCTTGATGTCGGCCATATGTTGGAATGATTTTTTGTTGACCTTTAAGAAACCACGTGTTGGAAATCGCTTGGTAATCACGGATCATTGACTCGTCTTCAAATAAAATACGATCAATTTGACCATGAATTAGTTTTTTTTCGCCTGTTCAAATTTTTCAAGGAAAACTGCTTGTTTGAGGGGGTCTGCTTTTTCCAATGTATACGTTGGTTTCGTATAACTTAAACCAAGACGGTACAATAAATCACGTGTCCCACGTACAGAAAAAGACACACCAAATGTTCGCTCAATCCAATCGCGAAGAAGAGGCGCTGTCCAGTTCATTTCAACGGGAAAACCAGCATCTTTAGGCGTTTGGTTGACAATTGTCGCGACGACTCGTGCTTCTTGTTCAGCCGTTAAATGACGCTTTCGACCAGGTTGTTTTTTACGTCCAAGTCCAGCGATCCCTTTTTCACAATAAGCTTTGCGATAATTGAACAGCGTCGCTAAAGAAAGACCTGTATAGTCGACAATTTTTTCATACGATTCGCCGGAAAGTAACATATAAATCACTTGGTAGCGAACGAACATTTTATGATTGTTTTCTTCTTTCATGACAAGCTTTAATTCTTCTAAAGCAGCAGGAATTTGTTCTTCAGGAATTAGGACAATTTTACGCATCATTTTTCTCCGTTTCATATCTATTAAGAATAGTATACAGGAAAACGAAGAAAAAGAGTGTAAGTCTAAAAGTTAATCACCTTATATATAGATGGCTCATTAGATGAATTATCTGAAATGGACAGCTCAATTGTTAAAAGAACTGTGCAAACTTTAGGGCAGCTTATTTTCCGAGATATTTATTCGAATGACCATCAGATGGAAGCACCAGATTGGATCAAGAATTGGATACTAGGAACAATCGGTGCAGATCAATTAATGATTAATCTAAAAAAGCTAAATTTGGATAAGGATATTGCTGAATTTATTGTGATGATAATTGATTGTCCAGATAATCAATTTTTGAAAGATGAATTTAAGTATTTATCAATATTTTTAAAATCGCAATTCAAGGTTATAGGAATTGATTTATTACCATTTATCTATAATCATCAGCTCACATGTATTTTATTTACCTATAAAAGCTGCAATAGAGCAGATATTGTAGTTATTTTGGAGAGAGTAGAGGAGTATTTTAAAAAGAAGCAGCAAGCCTTAAAGCTTGCAATAGGTCGTCCAGCTCAATCGTTATATAAATTATCTTTAGCCTATAAAACTGCAAATGAAGTGATGTTTTTCCATAATACAATGTATAAACAAACACTTTTATTTTATCAAGATATTTATATTTATCGATTAATTTATCCTTTATATGAAAAAGGGATATTAGAAGATTATGTGATCGATCATTTAGGACCTGTCATTGATTATGACTATCAATTTAACTCTAATTTAATTGAAACGTTACGAGTATACCTTTATAATAATTGCTCAAAAAAAGTGACAGCCACAGCTCTTCATATTGTTAGACAATCTTTATATTACCGTTTAGAAAGAATGAAGGAGTTAATTGGTGAAGATTTCGATGAATTTCCAAAGAAAACCGTATTGGAAACAGCACTAGTAGCATTAGACTTTTTAAATGCAATCGGGTATGACTGGAAGTATTCAAAAAAGAAAATTACTTGAAATTGACGATTAGCCGCTTATCACAATAGTAAATCTTCTTCAAAGAAGCTATCCATAGCTTCTTTGAAGAAGATTTTTTTATTATATCAATGGCACTTTTTCACGTTTAATATTTTCGGGTTCTTGTTGTTCTACCGTTCTTGTTTGCTCTAGTTCTTCCCAATAATCAGCATTTTTAATATTTAGTAAATTTGGACGGAAAATAGGGTTTTCTCCATTTTTCTTTTGTTGCTCATAATCTTTGAGCACTTTTATTGCCGTTTTAGCAAGTAGCACGATTGCGATCATATTAACCCAGCCCATTAAGCCTACACCTAAATCAGCAAGTCCCCAAATTAATGCAGCTGAATTAACAGAGCCAAATACGACCATAAATAGGAAGCCGAATTTAGCGATATAGTCTAAAGAATTTCCTTTAATAGAAAGTGTGCTCTTTAGATATACGAGATTTGTATCCATTTTATAGAAGTACGTGATTAATGTTGTAAAGCAGAATAGGAATAAAGATGCTGTCATAAAATATTTACCAAAAGAGCCGATAACCGTTGATATGGCAAATTGCGTATATAGCTCAGGTCCAGCATTCGGTAAGCTTGAAACGATTGCTGTGCCGTCTGCGCCAGTAACATTATACATGCCCGTAATTAAAATCATAAATGCAGTTGCTGTACAAATTAATAGTGTATCAAGATAAACTGAAAACGCTTGCACTAAACCTTGCTTTGCAGGATGTGAAACATTAGCCGCACCTGATTCAAATGTTTCAGAACCAAGACCAGCCGCATTAGAGAATACGCCACGCTGAACCCCTTTAGCAATAGCAAGACCTAAAAGACCACTAAATGTAGCATTCAAATTGAAAGCGCTTGAAATAATAAGCGAAAACATTGCTGGAATTTCAGAAATATTGAAGGCTAAAATAATTAAGCAAATTAAAATATAGCCAAAAGCCATAAATGGTACGAGAAATTCAGATACTGTAGCAATACGTTTAACACCACCGAAAATAATGACAGCAATTAAGATTGCTAATAAAATTCCTGTAATTAATGGCGAAATATTAAATGTGCTTTGAACAGTTAAAGCAATTGTATTTGCCTGTGTCGTTGGCCAAAGAATCCCAATGGCAACTGTTAAAATGATAGCAGAGGCAATAGCTAGCCATTTCATATTTAAGCCTTTATGAATATAGTAAGGCACTCCCCCACGATATTCCCCATTTATTTTACTTTTATAAACTTGTGTTAATGTAATTTCAATAAATGAAGTAGCACTTCCTAAAAACCCTGTAACCCACATCCAAAAGACTGCCCCAGGTCCCCCTAAACTAATCGCGAGTGCTACCCCTACGATATTACCAGTACCAACTCGGCTTCCTAATGACATCGCTAATGCTTGAAAAGAGGAAATCCCAGCATTATCATCATTTTTTTCAAAAAGTAATGTTACCATGTCCTTCAGCCTTCTTATTTGTACAAACCTCATTAAAATTGTAAATATAAGCCCTGCCGCTAAAAATAGAAAGATTAGCGCATTACCCCAAACGACCCCGTTTATAGCGTTAACAATTTCTAACATATACACGATCACCCCTTGATAATTTTCGAAAAATCAGAATATTGTGTTCAGTATATAGGAAAGAGAGATTGTTTGATTTAGACAGAGTGTAATGTTCTTTGAAGCGATATTTTTAACTTTGTGTCAGTTGTGTGAAGAATAGGGGATTTAGAAGAATTAATGACTAGCACCGTTCAATATATTATTTCTCAAAAATAAATGTTATTTGGGCGAATGTCAATAAGGAACCTTAAATTTTAGGCACAGTGTCTAATGCGAGGTTTTCATAAATAGATTATTCTTACAGAAGATATTTGAATATTCTATGATAAAAATGATTGGAGGTAGCTTTTAGATGGATACGAGAGTAGTAGCTATTACAGGAGCTGGAAGTGGCTTAGGTGCCTCCTTAGCCAAGAAATATTATGAATTGGGATATTACGTATGTTTGCTAGGACGTACGCGAACGAAGCTTTTGAAAACAGCACAATCATTTGAGCATCGTTACGCTATTTATGAAGTGGATGTTTCTTCAAAGAGCGATGTGAGTAAAGTGATGCAAGCCATTAAGCAGGAAGTTGGGCAAATTGATGTATTCATCAATAATGCTGGTGTAGGGGATTTTGATAGCGCTGAACATATAAGTGAACAAGCTATTCATCAAATGATCGACATTAATTTAAAAGGTACGATTTTTTGCACGCAAGAAGTAGTAAAGGATATGAAGAAAAGAGATCAGGGTTGCATCATCAATATTATTTCTTTATCAGGAAAAAGAGGGAAAATAAATGAGTCCGTTTATAGTGCCAGTAAGTTTGGTGCGCGAGGATTTACTGAAAGCTTAGCGCTTGAGCTAGAGCAGACAAAAGTTAAAGTATTTGGGGCATATATGGGAAATATGAAAACAGAATTATGGGATGGTGCTAAGGCAGAGGAAAGCTATATGGACCCAGATGATGTAGCAGATATTATTATTGAAAATACGATAGAAAGGAATAATATGGTGTTGGAGGAGATTATTATTAAAAAT is part of the Lysinibacillus sp. FSL K6-0232 genome and harbors:
- the ybaK gene encoding Cys-tRNA(Pro) deacylase is translated as MAKAKHAKTNAIRLLDQQKIDFDVIEYEIGDGQIDGISVAEKIGQPAARVFKTLVAKASAQKLFVFVIPVAGELDLKAAAKVVGEKKIEMLAVKDLLGYTGYVRGGCSPVGMKKLYPTVIDASAQQQGSIIVSAGKIGLQVHVQLADLIQITKAQVAQITATHD
- a CDS encoding SDR family oxidoreductase, with amino-acid sequence MDTRVVAITGAGSGLGASLAKKYYELGYYVCLLGRTRTKLLKTAQSFEHRYAIYEVDVSSKSDVSKVMQAIKQEVGQIDVFINNAGVGDFDSAEHISEQAIHQMIDINLKGTIFCTQEVVKDMKKRDQGCIINIISLSGKRGKINESVYSASKFGARGFTESLALELEQTKVKVFGAYMGNMKTELWDGAKAEESYMDPDDVADIIIENTIERNNMVLEEIIIKNNKYKYIQY
- a CDS encoding PucR family transcriptional regulator, which encodes MDSSIVKRTVQTLGQLIFRDIYSNDHQMEAPDWIKNWILGTIGADQLMINLKKLNLDKDIAEFIVMIIDCPDNQFLKDEFKYLSIFLKSQFKVIGIDLLPFIYNHQLTCILFTYKSCNRADIVVILERVEEYFKKKQQALKLAIGRPAQSLYKLSLAYKTANEVMFFHNTMYKQTLLFYQDIYIYRLIYPLYEKGILEDYVIDHLGPVIDYDYQFNSNLIETLRVYLYNNCSKKVTATALHIVRQSLYYRLERMKELIGEDFDEFPKKTVLETALVALDFLNAIGYDWKYSKKKIT
- a CDS encoding LacI family DNA-binding transcriptional regulator, with translation MTTLKDVAKLAGVHPSVVSRVLNNNDTLHIKPETRQRIMDAVRESNYEPNQAARNLKNKETKMLAIIIPDFSNPVYAEIIKGAEKEAIKKGYTLIVSTLQQEKKNMTQQLLSLQTKVDGLLIGSITNEQEMTRTLNKFKKPFVIFNREVESVNNSVLLDDLTGSRIATEYLIELGHEKIAHIAGPLFTSTGLMRLKGYRESLNKYGLEYHAHFVQESDYSLQGGFAATKRLLQDQTGCTAIFASNILIALGVLEALHSEGIRVPEDISVVGFHDVFFANTIHPPLTTVELPLSKLGEVAVEKLIATLKGEHVIMEEKTIITGGKLIERSSVKRIKR
- a CDS encoding IS630 family transposase (programmed frameshift), which gives rise to MRKIVLIPEEQIPAALEELKLVMKEENNHKMFVRYQVIYMLLSGESYEKIVDYTGLSLATLFNYRKAYCEKGIAGLGRKKQPGRKRHLTAEQEARVVATIVNQTPKDAGFPVEMNWTAPLLRDWIERTFGVSFSVRGTRDLLYRLGLSYTKPTYTLEKADPLKQAVFLEKFEQAKKLIHGQIDRILFEDESMIRDYQAISNTWFLKGQQKIIPTYGRHQGVKLIGTLDYETGDVFCVQEEQYTAVEFLSFLEKVIARYPNERIVMVLDNARIHHAKLIQPFLEKYQDFFEFLFLPPYSPNLNLIEGLWKWMKTTVIHNVFYSNVGKIQRAVQGFIQMINQTPENTVNRLCLKL
- a CDS encoding alanine/glycine:cation symporter family protein, whose amino-acid sequence is MLEIVNAINGVVWGNALIFLFLAAGLIFTILMRFVQIRRLKDMVTLLFEKNDDNAGISSFQALAMSLGSRVGTGNIVGVALAISLGGPGAVFWMWVTGFLGSATSFIEITLTQVYKSKINGEYRGGVPYYIHKGLNMKWLAIASAIILTVAIGILWPTTQANTIALTVQSTFNISPLITGILLAILIAVIIFGGVKRIATVSEFLVPFMAFGYILICLIILAFNISEIPAMFSLIISSAFNLNATFSGLLGLAIAKGVQRGVFSNAAGLGSETFESGAANVSHPAKQGLVQAFSVYLDTLLICTATAFMILITGMYNVTGADGTAIVSSLPNAGPELYTQFAISTVIGSFGKYFMTASLFLFCFTTLITYFYKMDTNLVYLKSTLSIKGNSLDYIAKFGFLFMVVFGSVNSAALIWGLADLGVGLMGWVNMIAIVLLAKTAIKVLKDYEQQKKNGENPIFRPNLLNIKNADYWEELEQTRTVEQQEPENIKREKVPLI
- a CDS encoding VanZ family protein, with protein sequence MSKNNITNIQGNAKLPLPYRDVIDTYYLPIKVIGWILFSIYSFVAFYKLVIDRLVNVAVILLKDDHSIGDLGLFDYSSWRITTNFVPFETILRYINYSQYFNWDIIIINLLGNLFIFTPMGFLLPLLSKKFRKAWVVICLGFLSSLAVETIQFIFTVGSADIDDLILNSIGAWLGYIAYKGILIPPKKVNEQSN
- a CDS encoding YczE/YyaS/YitT family protein, producing MSRVKSWRWAFFIGGLIVMSLGISMSIKGRILGTSPWDVLHIGLFKNFGLTIGTWSILTGLFIVVTTSIILREMPKIGTWLNMLLIGLFIDIFNWLLPTTTNYGLQVTYFIVGLFVLSFGCGMYIAPNMGAGPRDTLMMLIVEHFGGTIKTARMGMEILVTVVGWLLGGPVGVGTIIIALLSGYIVQYSLPYCRKVLIKHTGPIEGI